In Octopus bimaculoides isolate UCB-OBI-ISO-001 chromosome 14, ASM119413v2, whole genome shotgun sequence, the following are encoded in one genomic region:
- the LOC106874052 gene encoding gastrula zinc finger protein XlCGF49.1 yields the protein MYPGQSVYTMSQKFSCDECDEAFPLYDLLKAHIRTTHSLASQQQRSYCCAICNKAFTQRTNLRTHERVHSGERPYKCAMCSKAFYQRTNLRNHIRTHTNERPYTCTVCGRAFTQRGNLYLHERIHSGIRPFQCNICERAFSQKGNLKSHLRTHERKKDAGKHFSKVEGNNITAFVCGQCGKAFQRQSLLKCHEKTHQLEQQSLKQKGREDKEEDTALSNYKQSGISQAVFPDTSSPLLLRITTK from the coding sequence ATGTATCCTGGTCAGTCAGTCTATACCATGAGCCAAAAATTCTCCTGTGATGAATGTGATGAAGCATTTCCTTTGTATGACCTGTTGAAAGCCCACATCCGCACAACTCATTCATTGGCTTCACAACAGCAACGTAGTTATTGCTGCGCAATCTGCAACAAAGCTTTCACACAGAGAACAAACCTGCGTACACATGAAAGAGTGCACTCTGGTGAAAGACCCTACAAATGTGCGATGTGTTCCAAGGCATTTTACCAACGTACCAATCTACGAAATCACATACGAACTCACACAAACGAGCGACCTTATACTTGCACTGTATGTGGGCGTGCCTTCACTCAGCGAGGTAACTTGTACCTCCATGAAAGAATTCATTCTGGTATTCGTCCATTTCAGTGCAATATCTGTGAGCGAGCATTCTCGCAGAAGGGTAACCTTAAAAGCCACCTGCGCACACATGAGCGCAAGAAGGATGCAGGAAAACACTTTTCTAAAGTTGAGGGGAATAACATTACTGCATTTGTGTGTGGCCAGTGTGGAAAAGCATTCCAGCGCCAGTCCTTGCTTAAGTGTCATGAAAAAACACACCAACTTGAACAGCAATCACTGAAACAGAAAGGACGTGAGGATAAGGAAGAAGACACGGCATTGAGTAACTACAAACAAAGTGGTATATCTCAAGCTGTCTTTCCTGACACATCTTCACCCTTGCTCCTGAGAATCACCACAAAATGA